GCGGCAGGCATCACGTACCGGCAGTTGGACTACTGGGCGCGCACCGGTCTGGTCGAGCCGAGCGTGCGGCCCGCGCACGGATCGGGGACGCAGCGGCTCTACAGCTTCCGGGACGTTGTGGTCCTGAAGATCGTCAAGCGCTTTCTGGACACCGGCGTCTCGCTGCAGAACATCCGTACGGCGGTTCAGCATCTCCGGGCGTGCGAGTTCCGAGATCTGGAGCGCATGACGCTGATGAGCGACGGAGCGACCGTCTACGAGTGCACCTCCCCGGACGAGGTGCACGCGCTGCTCCAGGGCGGGCAGGGCATTTTCGGTATCGCCGTCGGTGTGGTCTGGCGTGATGTGGAAAGCGCTCTCTCGCAGTTGCACGGGGAGCGCGTCGACACCGGCGAGACGCTCATCGGGCACAACCCCACGGACGAACTGGCGCGGCGGCGCAACCGGGCGGTCTGAGCGGCGTCCCCGGGTTCAGGGGCATTGTCAGTGGCGTAGGGCAGCATCGGTGATGTGAGAAACGCGCCCACGATCCTGCATCTCGACATGGATGCCTTCTTCGCCTCGGCGGAGCAGGCGTCCAAGCCGAGTCTGCGCGGGAAGGCCGTTGTCGTGGGCGGGCTCGGGCCGCGCGGGGTGGTGGCCACCGCGTCGTACGAGGCCCGTGTTTTCGGGGTGCACTCCGCGATGCCGATGGCGCAGGCGCGCAGGCTCGCGCCGAACGCCGCCTATCTCGTGCCCCGGGGCGGGTTCTACAAGTCGATCAGTGAGCAGGTCATGGGGCTCCTGCACGCCCTGTCGCCCCTGGTGGAGCCGCTGAGCCTGGACGAGGCGTTCGTCGACCTGGAGGCCGGGGAGGCGGCCTGGGACGAGGCGTCGGCGCGGCTTGCCGGGGCCAGGCTGCGCGCGGACATACGGGCCGTCACGGGGCTCACGGGATCGGTGGGGCTCGCCGCCTCCAAGATGCTCGCGAAGATCGCCTCGGAGCAGGCCAAACCGGACGGTCTGGTGGTGATCGAACCGGGGACCGAGCGGGCGCTGCTCGGACCCATGCCGGTGCGAACCCTGCCGGGGGTCGGCCCGGCGACCGGGGACCATCTGCGGCGGGCCGGGATCAGCACGGTCGACGAGCTGGCCGAGGCGGGCGAGGCCGAGCTCGTGCGGCTGCTGGGAAAGGCGCACGGGCACGCGTTGTACGCGATGGCGCTGGCGCACGACGAGCGGCCCGTGGTGTCCGCGCGGGAGACCAAGTCCGTGTCGGTCGAGGACACGTACGACGTGGACATCCACGACCGGGTCCGGGTGGGGACGGAGGTGCAGCGGCTGGCGGACCGGTGCGTGCGTCGGCTGCGCGGTGCCGGGCTGTCCGGGCGGACCATCGTCCTCAAGGTGCGGCGGTACGACTTCTCCACGCTGACCCGTTCCGAGACGCTCCGGGGGCCCACGGACGACCCAGGGGTGGTGCGTGAGGCGGCGGCCAGGCTCCTGGAGGCGGTGGACACGACGGGTGGTGTGCGGCTGCTCGGGGTGGGGGTCAGCGGTCTGGCCGACTTCACCCAGGAGGATCTGTTCGCGCAGGCCGCCGGGGAGCTGGCGGCGCTCGAACCGGTGGAGGAGGCCGAGCACGAGGGTGGTGAGCGGCAGGAGGTGGAGCAGCCCGTCGATCGGCACTGGACCACCGGGCACGACGTACGGCATGCCGACTTCGGCCACGGCTGGGTGCAGGGGAGTGGGCTGGGGCGGGTGACCGTCCGGTTCGAGACGCCGGAATCGGAGCAGCCGGGGCGGGTGCGGACGTTCCGGACCGACGATCCGGCGCTGGAGCCGGCGGACCCGCTGCCATTGGTGACCCTCGCGCCGCGAAGACCCGGCGGTCCGGACGAGGAGGAGTCGTCGGATCAGGCGTCGTCCGTGCCCGCCAGCCTGCCGAAGTCGTGGTCCGGGAAGGGCGGAGGCGGAGCCACGTCGAGGCCGTAGTGGTGGTAGAGCTGCAGTTCCTGCTCCGGGGAGAGGTGGCGGCCCACGCCGAAGTCGGGAGCGTCCTTGATCAGGGCCCGCTCGAAGGGGATGCGCAGGGCGCCGTCGACCAGTTCGCTGGGCTCCAGGGGCACGAAGGCGTCCCTGCTGAACAGCCCTGTCCTTATGGCTGCCCACTCCGGCACTCCTGTGGCGTCGTCGAGGTAGATCTCGTCGATCGTGCCGATCTTGGTGCCGTTGCGGTCGAAGGCCTTGCGGCCGATCAGGTTACGCGGATCGATGTCGGTCTGCACGGGCCCTCCCAATGGTCGCAACTCATCCGTAAGCACTACAAAAGAGCACTTCGGGGAAGGCGGCCACTCGAAGGTGTGTGTGGAGCCCGCTGATAGGCTTGCCAATGGCTGCTGACCCCGTGCGGGAGAGTCCTCCGGAACCTCGGAGGACGCCGAAGGAGCAAATCCTCCCCGGAATCTCTCAGGCCCCTGTACCGCATGGACGAGGTCACTCTGGAAAGAAGAGCGGGTGCTGACGGCTCCTGCTCTCACCGACGGTGAAAGCCGGGACGTCAGCGTGCTGGCGGCCCGGTGAAGCTCTCAGGTTGAGATGACAGAGGGGGAGGCCGTTCGGGCACCCGTGCCGTGGTGCCCCTCGAAGGTCGCGACGACCAGGAGGCCTCCGCAATGACCGCCCACCGCACTCCGCTCGCCGTACTCGAACAGGGCACGCCCTTCGAGCGCCGTC
The DNA window shown above is from Streptomyces sp. NBC_01451 and carries:
- a CDS encoding DNA polymerase IV encodes the protein MRNAPTILHLDMDAFFASAEQASKPSLRGKAVVVGGLGPRGVVATASYEARVFGVHSAMPMAQARRLAPNAAYLVPRGGFYKSISEQVMGLLHALSPLVEPLSLDEAFVDLEAGEAAWDEASARLAGARLRADIRAVTGLTGSVGLAASKMLAKIASEQAKPDGLVVIEPGTERALLGPMPVRTLPGVGPATGDHLRRAGISTVDELAEAGEAELVRLLGKAHGHALYAMALAHDERPVVSARETKSVSVEDTYDVDIHDRVRVGTEVQRLADRCVRRLRGAGLSGRTIVLKVRRYDFSTLTRSETLRGPTDDPGVVREAAARLLEAVDTTGGVRLLGVGVSGLADFTQEDLFAQAAGELAALEPVEEAEHEGGERQEVEQPVDRHWTTGHDVRHADFGHGWVQGSGLGRVTVRFETPESEQPGRVRTFRTDDPALEPADPLPLVTLAPRRPGGPDEEESSDQASSVPASLPKSWSGKGGGGATSRP
- a CDS encoding MerR family transcriptional regulator; translation: MRSSGDGTAGGAPGRGLGESGPYPLHGSAADHVPRRPTAVSGSGGATSMASEEIGYRGPTACAAAGITYRQLDYWARTGLVEPSVRPAHGSGTQRLYSFRDVVVLKIVKRFLDTGVSLQNIRTAVQHLRACEFRDLERMTLMSDGATVYECTSPDEVHALLQGGQGIFGIAVGVVWRDVESALSQLHGERVDTGETLIGHNPTDELARRRNRAV
- a CDS encoding PRC-barrel domain-containing protein gives rise to the protein MQTDIDPRNLIGRKAFDRNGTKIGTIDEIYLDDATGVPEWAAIRTGLFSRDAFVPLEPSELVDGALRIPFERALIKDAPDFGVGRHLSPEQELQLYHHYGLDVAPPPPFPDHDFGRLAGTDDA